Part of the Pirellulales bacterium genome is shown below.
CACCAGCGCCGACAGCGATGCTACTGGTTCTTTCTCTGCATCCGTCACGGGCGCCAACCGTACGTAAAGCAGAATCGCTAAGGGTCCAGCCGCAGACTGCAATCTCAGGATACATCGACTCATTTGGCAATCGTTGTGGTAGCACATTCGTGCCTTCAGGCACCGTCGTATTCCAAAACGATGCTATTGTGGATGATTGTGGCCTTCCAGACTTACAAGTACGGAACGCGTTGCAGCACAATGTGCAGGATTTACCTTTTGAAGTGTTAACATTTCTGCTGGCCAGCCGTTATTGCGAAGTAGATAGCGAACTAAAAGAAATTGCTTGGCAACGTTTTAGTAACACGCAGTTCGGCTGGCCGCGAGTTCAGGCGATTTGCGACTTCGTCAACCAGCATATGCGGTTTGACTATATGCAGGCCCGCGCCAATCGCACTGCTCGCGAAATCTATTACGAACGAGTCGGCGTTTGTCGCGATTATATGCATTTAGCAATTACGTTTTGTCGTTGCATGAACATCCCAGCACGTTACTGCACTGGCTATCTTGGTGACATCGGTATACCGCCTCAGCCTTGTCCGATGGACTTCAGTGCTTGGTTCGAGGTTTTTTTAGGTGGTCAGTGGTATACATTTGACGCCCGTAACAATACGCCACGTATTGGCCGGGTACTCATGGCTCGCGGTCGTGATGCTGCCGATGTCGCCCTCACAACCACCTTTGGGATGAATACGCTACAGTCCTTCAAAGTATGGACGTACGAAGTCCCTGCTAATGCACTCTTAAGCTCCTAACACGCACTGGAAGGAAGTGATCGCGTGATGGCGCCGACATAGAAATCACCCGACTGAATCTCCCAGTTTTGTTAATGCTACGCTGCCATGTGCCGCCTATTTGCCTTTCGATCTACGGTGCCAATCTGCGATTCAACTCTCTTGAACGGGTCTGGCAATTCCTTGGCGACCCAGAGTCGTCGCGATGCTCACGGCGAGTCACATATCGATGGCTGGGGTCTGGCGTCGTATGCAGATGATGGCGTGCCGCACATCACCAAATCGCTCCTTCCGGCATTTAGCGATCCACAGTTTGGTGAAGTATCAAGAACAGTTACTACGAAAACACTCGTAGCTCATGTGCGTCAGGCAAGCGTGGGCAGCGCCGCCCTCGTAAATACGCACCCGTTTATCTACGAGCGCTGGGTCTTTGTC
Proteins encoded:
- a CDS encoding transglutaminase family protein: MMLIRVGFELAFNTPAPTAMLLVLSLHPSRAPTVRKAESLRVQPQTAISGYIDSFGNRCGSTFVPSGTVVFQNDAIVDDCGLPDLQVRNALQHNVQDLPFEVLTFLLASRYCEVDSELKEIAWQRFSNTQFGWPRVQAICDFVNQHMRFDYMQARANRTAREIYYERVGVCRDYMHLAITFCRCMNIPARYCTGYLGDIGIPPQPCPMDFSAWFEVFLGGQWYTFDARNNTPRIGRVLMARGRDAADVALTTTFGMNTLQSFKVWTYEVPANALLSS